Proteins from a single region of Xiphophorus maculatus strain JP 163 A chromosome 22, X_maculatus-5.0-male, whole genome shotgun sequence:
- the ncoa4 gene encoding nuclear receptor coactivator 4 isoform X2, whose amino-acid sequence MSPAGAAVSSMKLCQEAQDQLEDAIGSVLKAEQQLRDNTREVRSELQSCMSRQQEALRCREVWLLGQIELLESLKTETLQHQLHQLHRLRGQFEVIAHQLQNSNNNNDLSNQLTSCMEKLASLSLAPEETPEMRFHADSRSLRQAITSFGSIAAQAEEGVASRSPAPQRTQVQSCSLGARQQQLEAAALGDWLLGKRPVSSSSLIGYQASKNPQDWLLKQKETKTSCPIPASMDFLKAWGQLRDLEAWLLNDQNQDQDQGGRERASSSCSSSFSIEKIDESELSEEELSDWLVTPPTVAMAKSDGEQWRRVLRPFQEDWASGDWLAGRGAADCSSCRQTGHTMEIENLGQLRCLKAPPSPGSGPAPNLELWLQQVAPLRQTCRANETCSSYGDCVCEENCGKEALSRWLLQQEGRDKNGVPVDKNAPPIATPAVKNAPPTGFHRQQEQKVQAILEAWLHPGAAEGKENLRRSHASQNQTCSPFQRPLQADLWVLPGSASRGAAGGAAEEQEEEDKWLLKKRSQAQERLALPAVCELFSCMKMGGDKENWLHSAAVQM is encoded by the exons GAGCAGCATGAAGCTGTGCCAGGAGGCCCAGGACCAGCTGGAGGACGCCATCGGGTCGGTTCTGAAGGCCGAGCAGCAGCTGAGGGACAACACCAGAGAG GTGCGGTCGGAGCTGCAGAGCTGCATGAGCCgccagcaggaggcgctgcgCTGCAGGGAGGTCTGGCTGCTGGGACAGATAGAGCTGCTGGAGAGCCTCAAGACAGAGACGCTGCAACACCAGCTGCACCAGCTGCACcgg ctcagaggtCAGTTTGAGGTCATCGCCCATCAGCTGCAgaactccaacaacaacaacgaccTGAGCAACCAGCTGACCAGCTGCATGGAGAA GTTGGCCTCTCTGAGCTTGGCCCCTGAGGAAACCCCTGAAATGCGTTTCCATGCCGACTCCCGCTCCCTGAGACAGGCCATCACCTCGTTCGGCAGCATCGCCGCCCAG GCGGAGGAGGGCGTGGCCTCTCGGAGCCCCGCCCCTCAGAGAACCCAGGTACAGAGCTGCTCACTTGGAGCCAGACAGCAG CAGCTGGAGGCGGCGGCTCTGGGTGATTGGCTACTGGGGAAACGTCCAGTTAGCAGCAGCTCTCTGATTGGTTACCAGGCCAGTAAGAACCCTCAGGATTGGCTGCTGAAGCAGAAGGAAACCAAG ACTTCTTGTCCCATCCCGGCCTCCATGGACTTCCTGAAGGCCTGGGGCCAGCTAAGGGACCTGGAGGCATGGCTCCTGAatgaccagaaccaggaccaggaccaagGGGGTAGGGAGcgggccagcagcagctgcagctcctccttctcTATTGAGAAGATCGATGAGTCGGAGTTGAGCGAGGAGGAGCTGAGCGACTGGCTGGTGACCCCGCCCACCGTTGCCATGGCAAAGAGTGACGGCGAGCAATGGCGGCGCGTGCTGAGGCCCTTCCAGGAGGACTGGGCCTCCGGCGACTGGCTGGCCGGCCGCGGCGCCGCCGACTGCTCCTCCTGCCGCCAGACTGGCCACACTATGGAGATCGAGAACCTGGGCCAGCTGCGGTGCCTGAAGGCTCCGCCCAGCCCCGGCTCTGGCCCCGCCCCCAACCTGGAGCTCTGGCTGCAGCAGGTGGCGCCACTGAGGCAGACCTGCAGGGCCAACGAGACGTGCTCCTCCTACGGCGACTGCGTCTGCGAGGAGAACTGTGGGAAGGAGGCGCTGAGCCGCTGGCTGCTACAGCAGGAGGGCCGGGACAAGAACGGCGTACCTGTGGACAAAAACGCCCCGCCCATCGCCACACCTGCTGTCAAGAACGCCCCGCCTACGGGCTTCCACAGGCAGCAGGAGCAGAAG gttcAGGCCATCCTGGAGGCCTGGCTCCACCCAGGAGCAGCCGAGGGTAAGGAGAACCTGAGGAGGAGCCACGCCTCCCAGAACCAGACCTGCTCCCCGTTCCAGCGCCCCCTCCAGGCCGACCTGTGGGTGCTGCCAGGATCGGCCtccagaggagcagcaggaggcgcggccgaggagcaggaggaggaggacaagTGGCTGCTGAAGAAGAGGAGCCAGGCTCAG GAGCGTCTGGCTCTTCCTGCCGTCTGTGAGCTTTTCTCCTGCATGAAGATGGGTGGAGACAAAGAAAACTGGCTGCACAGCGCTGCTGTCCAG ATGTGA
- the ncoa4 gene encoding nuclear receptor coactivator 4 isoform X1 encodes MTSKSRLQSKATRMSPAGAAVSSMKLCQEAQDQLEDAIGSVLKAEQQLRDNTREVRSELQSCMSRQQEALRCREVWLLGQIELLESLKTETLQHQLHQLHRLRGQFEVIAHQLQNSNNNNDLSNQLTSCMEKLASLSLAPEETPEMRFHADSRSLRQAITSFGSIAAQAEEGVASRSPAPQRTQVQSCSLGARQQQLEAAALGDWLLGKRPVSSSSLIGYQASKNPQDWLLKQKETKTSCPIPASMDFLKAWGQLRDLEAWLLNDQNQDQDQGGRERASSSCSSSFSIEKIDESELSEEELSDWLVTPPTVAMAKSDGEQWRRVLRPFQEDWASGDWLAGRGAADCSSCRQTGHTMEIENLGQLRCLKAPPSPGSGPAPNLELWLQQVAPLRQTCRANETCSSYGDCVCEENCGKEALSRWLLQQEGRDKNGVPVDKNAPPIATPAVKNAPPTGFHRQQEQKVQAILEAWLHPGAAEGKENLRRSHASQNQTCSPFQRPLQADLWVLPGSASRGAAGGAAEEQEEEDKWLLKKRSQAQERLALPAVCELFSCMKMGGDKENWLHSAAVQM; translated from the exons GAGCAGCATGAAGCTGTGCCAGGAGGCCCAGGACCAGCTGGAGGACGCCATCGGGTCGGTTCTGAAGGCCGAGCAGCAGCTGAGGGACAACACCAGAGAG GTGCGGTCGGAGCTGCAGAGCTGCATGAGCCgccagcaggaggcgctgcgCTGCAGGGAGGTCTGGCTGCTGGGACAGATAGAGCTGCTGGAGAGCCTCAAGACAGAGACGCTGCAACACCAGCTGCACCAGCTGCACcgg ctcagaggtCAGTTTGAGGTCATCGCCCATCAGCTGCAgaactccaacaacaacaacgaccTGAGCAACCAGCTGACCAGCTGCATGGAGAA GTTGGCCTCTCTGAGCTTGGCCCCTGAGGAAACCCCTGAAATGCGTTTCCATGCCGACTCCCGCTCCCTGAGACAGGCCATCACCTCGTTCGGCAGCATCGCCGCCCAG GCGGAGGAGGGCGTGGCCTCTCGGAGCCCCGCCCCTCAGAGAACCCAGGTACAGAGCTGCTCACTTGGAGCCAGACAGCAG CAGCTGGAGGCGGCGGCTCTGGGTGATTGGCTACTGGGGAAACGTCCAGTTAGCAGCAGCTCTCTGATTGGTTACCAGGCCAGTAAGAACCCTCAGGATTGGCTGCTGAAGCAGAAGGAAACCAAG ACTTCTTGTCCCATCCCGGCCTCCATGGACTTCCTGAAGGCCTGGGGCCAGCTAAGGGACCTGGAGGCATGGCTCCTGAatgaccagaaccaggaccaggaccaagGGGGTAGGGAGcgggccagcagcagctgcagctcctccttctcTATTGAGAAGATCGATGAGTCGGAGTTGAGCGAGGAGGAGCTGAGCGACTGGCTGGTGACCCCGCCCACCGTTGCCATGGCAAAGAGTGACGGCGAGCAATGGCGGCGCGTGCTGAGGCCCTTCCAGGAGGACTGGGCCTCCGGCGACTGGCTGGCCGGCCGCGGCGCCGCCGACTGCTCCTCCTGCCGCCAGACTGGCCACACTATGGAGATCGAGAACCTGGGCCAGCTGCGGTGCCTGAAGGCTCCGCCCAGCCCCGGCTCTGGCCCCGCCCCCAACCTGGAGCTCTGGCTGCAGCAGGTGGCGCCACTGAGGCAGACCTGCAGGGCCAACGAGACGTGCTCCTCCTACGGCGACTGCGTCTGCGAGGAGAACTGTGGGAAGGAGGCGCTGAGCCGCTGGCTGCTACAGCAGGAGGGCCGGGACAAGAACGGCGTACCTGTGGACAAAAACGCCCCGCCCATCGCCACACCTGCTGTCAAGAACGCCCCGCCTACGGGCTTCCACAGGCAGCAGGAGCAGAAG gttcAGGCCATCCTGGAGGCCTGGCTCCACCCAGGAGCAGCCGAGGGTAAGGAGAACCTGAGGAGGAGCCACGCCTCCCAGAACCAGACCTGCTCCCCGTTCCAGCGCCCCCTCCAGGCCGACCTGTGGGTGCTGCCAGGATCGGCCtccagaggagcagcaggaggcgcggccgaggagcaggaggaggaggacaagTGGCTGCTGAAGAAGAGGAGCCAGGCTCAG GAGCGTCTGGCTCTTCCTGCCGTCTGTGAGCTTTTCTCCTGCATGAAGATGGGTGGAGACAAAGAAAACTGGCTGCACAGCGCTGCTGTCCAG ATGTGA